Sequence from the Guyparkeria hydrothermalis genome:
TCGATGGCGGTCCAGTCGTCGCGCAGCTGGGCGCGGTGCTGATCGAAGTACGCCACCTCGAGCTGCGAGCCACGCTTGATCTTTCCGTCGGTCGGCTCGATCTGGCCGAGGATCAGCTTGATCAGGGTGGACTTGCCCGCGCCGTTGGGACCGACCAGCCCCACGCGATCGCCGCGCAGGATAGTGGTTGTCAGGTCGCGGATGACGGTCTTGTCACCGAAGGAGACGCTGGCGTGCTGCGTCTCGGCGATGATCTTGCCGGAGGTCTTGCCCGAGCTTGCGGAGAGCTCGACCTTGCCGGCCTTCTCCCGTCGGGCAGCGCGCTCGGCCCGCAGGCGCTCTAGGTTGCGCACACGGCCCTCGTTGCGGGTGCGGCGGGCCTTGATGCCCTGGCGGATCCAGACCTCTTCCTGTGCCAGTGTCTTGTCGAAACGGGCGTTTTCCTGCGCCTCGGCGTTGTCGCGTTCCTCGCGCCGGCGCAGGTAGTTGTCGTAGTCGCCCGGCCAGAGGGTGAGATGTCCCCGGTCGAGTTCGACGATGCCGGTCGCCAGACGTTGCAGGAAGGCGCGGTCGTGGGTGATGAACACCACCGCGCCATTAAAACGGCGTACCAGATCCTCGAGCCACTCGATACCGGCGATGTCGAGGTGGTTGGTCGGCTCGTCGAGCAGCAGCAGTTCCGGCTCGATCACCAGCGCCTGCCCGAGCAGCACGCGGCGGCGCTCACCGCCAGACAGCCCGCGGACCGGCACGTCCGGATCGAGACCCAGGCGCGTGATCACCTCGTCGATCTTCTGTCCGGCCAGCCAGCCGTCTCGCACCTCGAGCTGCTGCTGGAGATCGGCGAGTCGCTCGAGTGCCTTGTCGCTGTCCGCGTTCTGAGCAAGCTGGTGATACTCGGTGAGCACGTCGTGCAGGTCACCGAGGCCCTCGGCGATCACCGAGTAGACCGTCTCGTCGGTATCCAGATGCGGGTCCTGGGGCAGGTAGGCGACCTTCGCACCGGGCTCCAGGCGGATCTGGCCGTCGTCGGCGCGCTGGATACCGGCAAGCATCTTGAGAAAAGTGGACTTGCCCTCGCCGTTGCGGCCGATCAGGGCAAGCCGGTCGCCGCGCTCGACGGTGAGGTTGACGTGATCGAGC
This genomic interval carries:
- a CDS encoding ATP-binding cassette domain-containing protein encodes the protein MPLLTVDNLQFSLGERALLDHVNLTVERGDRLALIGRNGEGKSTFLKMLAGIQRADDGQIRLEPGAKVAYLPQDPHLDTDETVYSVIAEGLGDLHDVLTEYHQLAQNADSDKALERLADLQQQLEVRDGWLAGQKIDEVITRLGLDPDVPVRGLSGGERRRVLLGQALVIEPELLLLDEPTNHLDIAGIEWLEDLVRRFNGAVVFITHDRAFLQRLATGIVELDRGHLTLWPGDYDNYLRRREERDNAEAQENARFDKTLAQEEVWIRQGIKARRTRNEGRVRNLERLRAERAARREKAGKVELSASSGKTSGKIIAETQHASVSFGDKTVIRDLTTTILRGDRVGLVGPNGAGKSTLIKLILGQIEPTDGKIKRGSQLEVAYFDQHRAQLRDDWTAIENLCDGGDRLQVGESNVHGIGYLQQFLFTPDRARTRVESLSGGERNRLLLAKLFARPANLLVLDEPTNDLDLETLEVLEQALADYKGTLLLVSHDRAFLDNVVTSLLVFKGHGEIEDVVGGYQDYLDQASRQQAATTASTPKAATEKAPTAKPKKTSKKLSYKDQRELDALPGRIESLENEQAELQAVINDPSFYQGDPTEVERTLARVSELETELEQALERWMELEGD